A single region of the Candidatus Gracilibacteria bacterium genome encodes:
- the atpE gene encoding ATP synthase F0 subunit C, with the protein MDKNFFVAFTIAIGGSAPAIGIGLLASKAMEAIGRNPEAAGVIQTAMILAIAFCEAIAIYSLVIALIIKFV; encoded by the coding sequence ATGGACAAGAATTTCTTTGTAGCGTTCACCATTGCGATCGGCGGAAGCGCCCCAGCCATCGGAATCGGACTTTTAGCGTCTAAAGCCATGGAAGCGATCGGCCGCAACCCGGAAGCCGCAGGTGTGATCCAAACCGCTATGATTTTGGCCATCGCGTTCTGCGAAGCCATCGCCATTTACTCTTTGGTTATTGCTTTGATCATCAAATTCGTTTAA
- the atpE gene encoding ATP synthase F0 subunit C → MDKNFFVAFTIAIGGSAPAIGIGLLASKAMEAIGRNPEAAGVIQTAMILAIAFCEAIAIYSLVIALIIKFV, encoded by the coding sequence ATGGACAAGAATTTCTTTGTAGCGTTCACCATTGCGATCGGCGGAAGCGCCCCAGCCATCGGAATCGGACTTTTAGCGTCTAAAGCCATGGAAGCGATCGGCCGCAACCCGGAAGCCGCAGGTGTGATCCAAACCGCTATGATTTTGGCCATCGCGTTCTGCGAAGCCATCGCTATTTACTCTTTGGTCATTGCTTTGATCATCAAATTCGTTTAA
- a CDS encoding PH domain-containing protein: MLLHWLSHKYFIDYADKKLIERKGFFSTKEKLFDLKNIREIQINQGLFGKLFHYGDILLSASASGGYQETICLKKIQNPRESMEILKSCI; the protein is encoded by the coding sequence GTGCTCCTGCACTGGCTGTCTCATAAATACTTCATCGATTATGCCGATAAAAAACTAATTGAGCGAAAAGGATTTTTTAGCACAAAAGAAAAATTATTCGATCTTAAAAACATCCGTGAGATTCAAATCAATCAGGGACTTTTTGGAAAACTGTTTCACTATGGAGATATCCTTTTAAGCGCCTCGGCCTCTGGAGGATATCAAGAAACCATTTGCCTTAAAAAAATTCAAAACCCACGAGAGAGTATGGAAATTTTAAAAAGCTGTATTTAG
- a CDS encoding M43 family zinc metalloprotease: MKNYFAPIFSLILTACVENSPVKDENVFVNKCDTSAFRARYSAAVQKAIEIPICIHTVYPDEVTRASLEVEGTQEVESTDEAYTRIYVEYFNTFMAAVYHPLTGEQIRLDTKIWVYEFAPRDIIVDAEWGNVNAYSDSDPAGLTVRHDLAVSNNTEGCENLYIIKNDVLSPDKLFGYATFPDNAPQDNYILLWDTDEGDTDSSKIAHEFGHVLDLSHTDATGGDHVDDTPYDPGEDYCDIEADPNTGEVFGTCDAPYEEYGPDLPLDNIMASYARRYVFTVQQIERMHCTWNLYEDNIFPHYYYGNSFVNYKFQK; this comes from the coding sequence ATGAAAAACTACTTTGCTCCAATTTTTTCTCTTATTTTGACCGCTTGTGTTGAAAATAGCCCTGTAAAGGATGAAAATGTTTTTGTAAATAAGTGTGATACTTCCGCTTTTCGAGCTCGGTATAGTGCGGCTGTTCAAAAGGCTATTGAAATTCCCATTTGCATTCATACGGTTTACCCTGACGAAGTTACAAGAGCCTCTTTAGAAGTGGAGGGTACCCAAGAAGTGGAGAGTACCGATGAAGCTTACACGCGTATTTATGTAGAGTACTTCAATACTTTCATGGCTGCTGTATATCATCCTCTCACAGGTGAACAAATTAGATTGGATACGAAGATTTGGGTCTATGAATTTGCCCCGAGGGACATAATTGTAGACGCTGAATGGGGGAACGTGAATGCTTATTCAGACTCAGATCCTGCGGGGCTGACAGTGCGTCATGATCTTGCAGTCTCAAATAATACTGAAGGATGTGAGAACTTGTACATTATTAAGAATGACGTTCTATCTCCGGATAAGTTGTTCGGTTATGCAACGTTTCCAGACAATGCTCCTCAGGATAATTATATCCTGCTCTGGGATACTGACGAGGGGGATACTGACAGCAGTAAGATTGCTCACGAGTTTGGCCATGTTTTGGACCTTTCGCATACGGATGCGACTGGTGGAGATCATGTAGATGATACACCCTATGATCCCGGCGAGGACTACTGCGACATCGAGGCGGATCCTAATACTGGCGAGGTTTTTGGAACTTGCGACGCGCCTTATGAGGAATACGGCCCGGATTTGCCGTTGGACAACATTATGGCTTCCTACGCGCGGAGATATGTTTTTACGGTACAACAAATCGAAAGAATGCACTGTACGTGGAATCTGTATGAGGACAATATTTTCCCACATTACTACTATTGAAACAGTTTTGTTAATTATAAATTCCAAAAATAA
- a CDS encoding copper-translocating P-type ATPase, with translation MNVHEHHESHEHEHHDHSEHEHHNAHVSAHEEHGGHGGHSPTMGMEGHDHHQMMIDDFKKRFWVSALLTLPVLVFSPMIQGFFGYELLLPGNAYFLLSLSSLVYFWGGWPFLKGCWVEIKSKGLGMMTLISMAISVAYFYSSATVFGLPGEDFFWELATLIDIMLLGHWLEMKSVLGASKALQLLVSMMPAEAHRVGKEGHVEDIQLEDLQQNDTILVKPGEKVPADGIVTEGESYLNESMLTGESKPVKKEVGMKVIGGSINGNGSLKIKVEHTGKDSYLNKVITLVQEAQKSKSKMQNLSDRAAKWLTYIALIIGFGTLAVWLALGFPFVYALERMVTVMVIACPHALGLAIPLVVAISTAISAQNGLLIRNRTAFEESRKITTLLFDKTGTLTRGDFGVTRIESVSTHYFSPEILRLASALEQSSEHPIAVGIMNKIKQEKIPVPSLEHFVAIPGKGVEGKVEGKEIKVVSPGYLKDKNIEIPKGAFGHGAETVVFVFIDNVLAGYVALADSIRPESAEAIRVFKKNKIKVMMATGDNEGVAKAVSDELGLDGYYAGVLPHQKVEIVKELQAKGEFVAMTGDGVNDAPALAQADVGIAVGSGTDVAAETADIILVNSNPQDIAKLILFGKATYNKMIQNLIWATGYNVIAIPLAAGVFYSFGFTLGPALGAVFMSLSTIIVAINAQLLRKSISK, from the coding sequence ATGAACGTACACGAACATCATGAATCGCATGAACATGAGCATCACGATCATTCCGAGCACGAACATCACAATGCTCACGTCTCTGCGCACGAAGAACATGGCGGTCATGGAGGACATTCTCCAACCATGGGAATGGAGGGACATGATCATCATCAAATGATGATTGATGATTTTAAAAAACGATTTTGGGTGTCTGCTCTTCTCACACTTCCTGTTTTGGTGTTCTCTCCCATGATTCAGGGATTTTTCGGATATGAATTATTGCTTCCCGGGAATGCCTATTTTTTGTTGAGTCTTTCCTCTTTGGTTTATTTTTGGGGAGGATGGCCTTTTTTAAAAGGATGTTGGGTTGAAATAAAAAGTAAAGGGCTTGGAATGATGACTCTTATTTCGATGGCCATCAGTGTGGCCTATTTTTATAGCTCAGCCACGGTGTTTGGTTTGCCTGGGGAAGATTTTTTTTGGGAGTTGGCAACGTTGATCGATATCATGTTGTTGGGTCATTGGCTTGAGATGAAATCGGTTTTGGGGGCTTCCAAAGCGTTGCAATTGTTGGTCAGCATGATGCCTGCTGAAGCTCATCGTGTTGGAAAGGAAGGGCATGTGGAAGATATTCAACTCGAAGATTTACAACAAAACGATACGATTTTGGTGAAACCCGGAGAAAAAGTTCCGGCAGACGGGATTGTGACGGAAGGGGAGAGCTATTTGAATGAATCCATGCTCACCGGCGAATCAAAGCCTGTTAAAAAAGAAGTGGGGATGAAAGTCATCGGGGGTTCTATCAATGGGAATGGTTCTTTGAAAATTAAGGTTGAACACACGGGGAAAGACAGCTATCTCAATAAAGTAATCACGTTGGTTCAGGAGGCGCAAAAGTCAAAATCCAAAATGCAGAATCTTTCGGATAGGGCGGCCAAATGGCTTACTTATATTGCTTTGATTATCGGGTTTGGAACGTTGGCGGTTTGGTTGGCGCTTGGGTTTCCTTTTGTGTATGCCTTGGAGCGGATGGTTACGGTCATGGTGATTGCGTGTCCTCATGCGTTGGGGTTAGCTATTCCACTTGTTGTGGCCATATCTACGGCGATTTCAGCTCAAAACGGTTTATTGATAAGAAATCGAACAGCATTTGAAGAATCGAGGAAAATCACCACTCTTTTATTTGATAAAACCGGGACGCTCACTCGGGGCGATTTTGGGGTTACACGAATTGAATCTGTTTCAACTCATTATTTTTCTCCTGAAATTCTTCGACTCGCCAGTGCATTAGAACAAAGTTCGGAGCATCCCATTGCCGTTGGAATTATGAATAAAATAAAACAAGAAAAAATTCCCGTTCCTTCCTTGGAACATTTTGTCGCCATCCCCGGAAAAGGAGTGGAAGGGAAGGTGGAGGGCAAAGAAATTAAAGTGGTGAGTCCCGGATATTTGAAAGATAAAAATATTGAGATTCCGAAAGGGGCTTTTGGTCATGGGGCGGAAACCGTAGTTTTTGTTTTTATTGATAATGTTTTGGCGGGATATGTTGCTTTGGCGGATTCAATACGACCTGAAAGTGCCGAGGCGATTCGTGTTTTTAAAAAGAATAAAATTAAAGTCATGATGGCCACCGGCGATAATGAAGGCGTGGCAAAGGCGGTGAGTGATGAGTTGGGGTTGGATGGTTATTATGCCGGAGTGTTGCCTCATCAAAAAGTGGAGATTGTTAAGGAGCTTCAGGCAAAAGGTGAATTTGTGGCCATGACAGGGGATGGCGTGAATGATGCTCCTGCCTTGGCGCAGGCCGATGTGGGGATTGCGGTTGGTTCCGGTACGGATGTGGCTGCCGAAACCGCGGATATCATTCTTGTGAACAGTAATCCTCAAGACATTGCCAAGCTTATTTTATTCGGGAAAGCCACGTACAATAAGATGATCCAGAATTTGATTTGGGCTACCGGATATAATGTTATCGCGATTCCTCTTGCGGCGGGTGTGTTTTACTCTTTTGGGTTTACTCTAGGGCCTGCGTTGGGGGCTGTTTTCATGAGCTTAAGCACTATCATTGTGGCCATCAATGCTCAACTTTTGAGAAAGAGCATAAGCAAATAG
- the atpF gene encoding F0F1 ATP synthase subunit B yields the protein MELIEKLGIDVKLLLTQIVTFVVLLTILTYLIYKPILNLLDKRKSMIEKNVEDTRRIEERLAQLEKERAEVLAEASKKAMAVIEQAKAHGEEEREKILANTKKEVSMIATRYRAELNAEKTQMVREVKKEVAELIVKSCEKILRKEFATADQKRLEGAIKEELAGVRR from the coding sequence ATGGAACTCATTGAAAAACTAGGAATTGATGTAAAACTTTTACTCACTCAAATCGTGACGTTTGTTGTATTGCTCACGATTTTGACGTATTTGATTTATAAGCCGATTTTGAATTTGCTCGACAAACGCAAGTCCATGATTGAGAAAAATGTGGAAGACACGCGCCGCATCGAGGAACGATTGGCGCAATTGGAAAAAGAACGCGCTGAGGTTTTGGCTGAGGCCTCCAAAAAAGCCATGGCTGTGATTGAACAAGCTAAGGCGCATGGAGAAGAGGAACGTGAAAAGATTCTCGCCAATACCAAGAAGGAAGTTTCTATGATTGCCACGCGTTATCGTGCGGAACTTAATGCGGAAAAGACGCAAATGGTGCGTGAAGTGAAAAAAGAAGTGGCTGAACTCATTGTAAAGAGTTGCGAGAAAATTTTACGAAAAGAATTCGCGACCGCGGATCAAAAACGTTTGGAAGGAGCGATCAAGGAAGAATTG